TCGATGCTGCGTGGGTATCGACGCCGGAACGCGCTGCGAGCTACCCGTGGGACGACATGGGCGACTTTCTCGCGGAGCGGTTAGCCGAGTTTGTGAACGTGGCCGGGTTTCTGGCCGACGGACGCTTCGTCTATCAGACGGGTGCGCCGGTACTGGCCCGGGACCCGTACCAACCACACACTTTTGTGTGGTTTCACCGCGACCTCGCGGAGGAGGTGTTCGTCCCGGGGGAGATTCATGTGATCCACCGCGATGATCGCCTCGTGGTGATCGACAAGCCACCGTTTCTCTCCTCCATTCCGCGCGGACGGCACGTTCTGCAGAGCGTAGTGGTGCGTCTGCGCGTCGAACTGGGGCTGCCCGAACTCTCGCCGCTGCACCGTCTCGACCGGGTGACCTCGGGTGTGTTGGTGCTGGCCACCGAGCGCCGGTGGCGAGGTGACTATCAGTCCCTGTTTCAGCGCGGGGAGATCAGCAAGACCTACCACGCACTCGCGCCGCTCCGACCGGGCCTCGAACTGCCCGTCACCGTGCGCAATCATCTCACCATGCGTCGTGGGCAGTGGCAGGGCTACGTGGTGCCCGATGCTCCGGTGAACGCCGAATCGCTCATTGAACTCGAGACCGAACGTGGCAATCAGGCCACGTACCGGCTCAGCCCGCGGACGGGGCGCACTCACCAGCTGCGCCTGCACATGCTGGGTCTGGGAATTCCGATCTGCGACGACCCGCTCTATCCCGTTGTAGCGGATGTCCCGGTGCACGACTTCACCCACCCGCTGCAACTCCTGGCCAGCGCTGTGAGCTTCACCGACCCGATCGACGGCCGTGAGCGCCGATTCGACAGCGTGCGCAAACTCCCACTGCGGGCCGAGACCGACTGAGCGTTGCGGCGCCAGGGGTTCACGTCCCCGTACACACAACATCGCCCCTGAAAAACTCAGGGGCGATGTTGTGTGTCGTGTTCGACGTTAGCTGGCGGCAGCCGCGGTGTCCGCGCGGGTGGGCAGACGCCACCCTGCACGGATGTAGTGGCAGGTGTAGCCGTTCGGGGACTTCTCTAGGTAGTCCTGGTGGTCTTCCTCGGCCTGCCAGAAATCGCCAGCCGGCTCGACCTCGGTGACAACCGGGCCCGGCCAGATGCCGGAGGCATCGACATCCGCTATGGTCTCCTCGGCGACACGCTTCTGCTCGGCCGATGTGTAATAAATGGCGGAGCGGTAGCCGCGGCCCACGTCATTGCCCTGACGGTTCTTCGTGGACGGGTCGTGAATCTGGAAGAAGAATTCCAGCACCTCGCGGTAGCTGATGACAGCGGGATCGAACTCAATCTCTACCGCCTCGGCGTGGTCGCCGTGATTGCGGTAAGTGGCGTCGGGGGTATCGCCGCCGGAGTAGCCCACGCGGGTAGCGAGAATTCCGGGGCGGCGACGCAGCAGCTGCTGAGCTCCCCAGAAACAGCCGCCAGCCAGGATTGCTTGTTCAGTGTTCATGATTCTCCTCGTGGTGATGGCACGTGCTCTCGGCATGCGGCCGAGTGCGGTTCCGCTCGTTGAAAC
This sequence is a window from Cryobacterium sp. CG_9.6. Protein-coding genes within it:
- the msrA gene encoding peptide-methionine (S)-S-oxide reductase MsrA; this translates as MNTEQAILAGGCFWGAQQLLRRRPGILATRVGYSGGDTPDATYRNHGDHAEAVEIEFDPAVISYREVLEFFFQIHDPSTKNRQGNDVGRGYRSAIYYTSAEQKRVAEETIADVDASGIWPGPVVTEVEPAGDFWQAEEDHQDYLEKSPNGYTCHYIRAGWRLPTRADTAAAAS
- a CDS encoding pseudouridine synthase, with amino-acid sequence MPPRSPLPQRHGLDAAWVSTPERAASYPWDDMGDFLAERLAEFVNVAGFLADGRFVYQTGAPVLARDPYQPHTFVWFHRDLAEEVFVPGEIHVIHRDDRLVVIDKPPFLSSIPRGRHVLQSVVVRLRVELGLPELSPLHRLDRVTSGVLVLATERRWRGDYQSLFQRGEISKTYHALAPLRPGLELPVTVRNHLTMRRGQWQGYVVPDAPVNAESLIELETERGNQATYRLSPRTGRTHQLRLHMLGLGIPICDDPLYPVVADVPVHDFTHPLQLLASAVSFTDPIDGRERRFDSVRKLPLRAETD